Genomic window (Escherichia fergusonii ATCC 35469):
CTGCGGTGACATCCTGGCAATATTGAACACCGAAGTCATACCAGCATAACGTGCGAGATTTTTCAGGCGCACAGCCGGGAGTGTACTCAGGTTTTCAGCATGCAGGCCAAAATCGTTCAGAGTTTTCCAGCGTTCAATTGCTTCATTAAACGCCGGACCACTGATGGTCACAGGGCCCTTTTTCAGTGATTCCAGTAAAGACAGGCGGCTGCAATCAGTTGGCCCCAGCAGCATCTCCAGCTGTGAACGCTGTTCGGCTGACGGTATCAGTGCCAGTTTGTTCCACAGGCGCAACGTCGCCTTTTCCCTTACCTCTGAAATCAACCGGGTCAGCGTAGTGGCTCCGGGGAGAATAATACGATGTTGCATAAGCCACCCTGTCGCCAGATCGAAAAGCAGGCCAGGACGTTCGTTGCTTATCCAGCTCCGGGTATATAAAAGACGGGTAAGGCGAAATGTCCAGGGCCAGGCAAATTCACGATACTGATAGTGCTGACGTATCAGCGCTGCATGCTCACGGCGGGTATTTTCCCTCTGACCGTATTCTGCAAGAACGGTGATATCACGAATCCCGAGCTGTCTGGCGGTAAAATGCCGGACGCCGGAAGGAATATGATTCATATCGGTGAGGAAGGTGCCCAGAAAACGGACACATCCAATTTGCAGGGCAATGCCCAGACGGTTGTGATCACCTCTGCTTTTTCCGATAAATTCCTTGTCTGCTTCATCAAGGTGAAAATATCGTGCCAGCTGAAGCTCATCCGGTTCACCGGTGAATCTGCCATAGCTTTCAGTCTGCTCAGTGGTCAGAAAGTCAACGGGCATATCGGCCTCCCTGCCTGACGGGCATTTAGTAACATTTTTCCAACCGTACGAAATGTTATAAATTATCGGACATCGTAAAACTGTTACATTAATATGTCTATTAAATCGTAAATTTGTAATAATAGACATGAGTTGTCCGATATTCGATTTAAGGTACATTTTTATGCGACTTTTTGGTTACGCTCGGGTCTCAACCAGTCAGCAGTCTCTTGATCTTCAGGTCAGAGCACTCAAAGACGCAGGTGTGAAAGCAAACCGTATATTTACCGATAAGGCATCCGGCAGTTCAACAGACCGGGAAGGGCTGGATTTGCTGAGGATGAAGGTGGAGGAAGGTGATGTCATTCTGGTTAAGAAGCTCGACCGTCTTGGCCGCGACACTGCCGATATGATCCAACTGATAAAGGAATTTGACGCTCAGGGCGTGGCAGTCCGGTTCATTGATGACGGGATCAGTACCGACGGTGATATGGGGCAAATGGTGGTCACCATCCTGTCGGCTGTGGCACAGGCTGAACGCCGGAGGATCCTAGAACGCACGAATGAGGGCCGACAGGAAGCAAAGCTGAAAGGAATCAAATTTGGCCGCAGGCGTACCGTGGACAGGAACGTCGTGCTGACGCTTCATCAGAAGGGCACTGGTGCAACGGAAATTGCTCATCAGCTCAGTATTGCCCGCTCCACGGTTTATAAAATTCTTGAAGACGAAAGGGCCTCGTGATACGCCTATTTTTATAGGTTAATGTCATGATAATAATGGTTTCTTAGACGTCAGGTGGCACTTTTCGGGGAAATGTGCGCGGAACCCCTATTTGTTTATTTTTCTAAATACATTCAAATATGTATCCGCTCATGAGACAATAACCCTGGTAAATGCTTCAATAATATTGAAAAAGGAAGAGTATGAGTATTCAACATTTTCGTGTCGCCCTTATTCCCTTTTTTGCGGCATTTTGCCTTCCTGTTTTTGCTCACCCAGAAACGCTGGTGAAAGTAAAAGATGCTGAAGATCAGTTGGGTGCACGAGTGGGTTACATCGAACTGGATCTCAACAGCGGTAAGATCCTTGAGAGTTTTCGCCCCGAAGAACGTTTTCCAATGATGAGCACTTTTAAAGTTCTGCTATGTGGTGCGGTATTATCCCGTGTTGACGCCGGGCAAGAGCAACTCGGTCGCCGCATACACTATTCTCAGAATGACTTGGTTGAGTACTCACCAGTCACAGAAAAGCATCTTACGGATGGCATGACAGTAAGAGAATTATGCAGTGCTGCCATAACCATGAGTGATAACACTGCTGCCAACTTACTTCTGACAACGATCGGAGGACCGAAGGAGCTAACCGCTTTTTTGCACAACATGGGGGATCATGTAACTCGCCTTGATCGTTGGGAACCGGAGCTGAATGAAGCCATACCAAACGACGAGCGTGACACCACGATGCCTGCAGCAATGGCAACAACGTTGCGCAAACTATTAACTGGCGAACTACTTACTCTAGCTTCCCGGCAACAATTAATAGACTGGATGGAGGCGGATAAAGTTGCAGGACCACTTCTGCGCTCGGCCCTTCCGGCTGGCTGGTTTATTGCTGATAAATCTGGAGCCGGTGAGCGTGGGTCTCGCGGTATCATTGCAGCACTGGGGCCAGATGGTAAGCCCTCCCGTATCGTAGTTATCTACACGACGGGGAGTCAGGCAACTATGGATGAACGAAATAGACAGATCGCTGAGATAGGTGCCTCACTGATTAAGCATTGGTAACTGTCAGACCAAGTTTACTCATATATACTTTAGATTGATTTAAAACTTCATTTTTAATTTAAAAGGATCTAGGTGAAGATCCTTTTTGATAATCTCATGACCAAAATCCCTTAACGTGAGTTTTCGTTCCACTGAGCGTCAGACCCCTTTCATTCACCATATATAGGTTACTCTTTTAATTACAAACTGCGATGACAGTTGTAAGGAGACCCTGTATGGCTAACTATCAAAATATGCTTGTTGTTATCGATCCCAATCAGGACGATCAGCCAGCATTGCGGCGAGCTGTTTATTTGCATCAACGGATTGGTGGCAAAATTAAGGCATTCTTACCGATCTATGACTTTTCCTACGAGATGACTACCCTTCTCTCGCCTGATGAGCGAACAGCGATGCGTCAGGGTGTTATCAGTCAGCGAACTGCGTGGATTCGTGAGCAAGCAAAGTACTACATTGATGCAGGCGTTCCTATTGAAATCAAAGTGGTCTGGCACAACCGGCCTTTTGAAGCCGTGATTCAGGAAGTTATCAGCGGCGGTCACGATCTGGTTCTGAAAATGGCGCACCAACACGACCGTCTGGAAGCCGTAATTTTTACCCCGACCGACTGGCACTTGTTACGTAAATGCCCATGCCCAGTGTGGATGGTGAAAGACCAACCGTGGCCAGAAGGTGGTAAAGCGCTGGTGGCGGTGAATCTTGCCAGTGAAGAGCCATATCATAATGCGCTTAATGAAAAACTGGTGAAAGAAACCATACTTTTGGCTGAAAAGGTTAATCACACCGAAGTCCATCTGGTGGGCGCTTATCCGGTAACACCAATCAATATCGCTATTGAACTCCCCGAATTTGATCCAGGCGTGTACAACGACGCGATTCGTGGGCAGCATTTGTTGGCAATGAAGGCGTTGCGACAAAAATTCGGTATTGATGAAAAAGTCACGCATGTCGAAAAAGGACTACCAGAAGAGGTTATCCCGGATTTGGCTGAACATTTACAAGCTGGGATTGTAGTTCTCGGTACTGTTGGACGCACCGGTATTTCTGCGGCGTTTCTGGGTAATACCGCCGAGCAGGTTATTGACCATTTGCGCTGTGACCTGTTGGTGATTAAACCCGACCAGTATCAAACGCCTATCGAACTTGATGACGACGAAGACGATTAAACACTGAACTTACCGGATGGCGAGTTTCATCAGCCATCCGGTTTATCACGATTATGCTTTATCTTCCCCGCCAAGCAGATAAATCCCCAGGGGAATGGCCAGCAGAACAGTGAATACCAGGCTATAGACAAAAATCATAGAAGACTGGATAAAATACATTGAAGTCGTCCACTCGGAGAGCGGGATATTGTACTGCTCAATCACGCCACCAATGGTTGCGCGTGTCACTATCGACGCCGCAATGACAAATACCCCCAGCAGACACAATAGAAATTTTTTCCCTTTTGCGGTTTTCAGCGTTGTCCAGATCATTACCCTACCCTTTTCGATAAAACATATGCTACATGACGATAACAATATCATGGCATTCACTCTCTGTCTGCCATTAAAAATTGACATTTAATTTACACTTTAAAGGTTGTCCGTACTTTGAGCTAATCGCGCTATTTCCCGACCTTTCGATAGATGACCTGAATGTTTGCACACGGTAAAATATTCTCGCCCAGAGTATTTCGGCTAATTAGCCGAGCATGGAGGAACAGAGATAATAATGATTACTCAAATATTTATCGTTAACGCCCTGAATCTGGCGATTGTTTTCGGAAGCTGTGCAGCATTGGTGTTGATGAGCTTTTGGTTTCGCCATGGGCAGAAAAGAAGAAAAGGCTTTGTATTTCATGCCGCTCAATTCTTTATCTATGCGGTCATTATCGGCGCAATTGGTAACATTGTTAATTATGTGATTGCAACGTATAAAATTAATTTTATCTCTTCCGATGCAATCGATTTTATTTGTACATCATTAATTGCGCTTATTTTAACCGTTAAACTGTTTTTGTTGATCAATCAATTTGAACGCAAACAGATCAAAAAAGGTCGAGATGTGACCAGTGCGCGGATTCTTTCGCGCATAATTAAGATCACGATAATTATGGTGATTGTATTGCTCTATGGTGAGCATTTTGGCATGAGCCTTTCTGGTCTGTTGACCTTTGGTGGTATCGGTGGTCTTGCTGTTGGTATGGCAGGGAAAGATATTCTAAGTAATTTCTTTTCCGGGATTATGCTTTATTTTGACCGCCCTTTCAGTATCGGCGACTGGATCCGTTCTCCTGACAGAAATATTGAAGGTACGGTCACCGAAATTGGCTGGCGGATTACCAAAATTACGACATTTAATAACCGCCCACTCTACGTGCCCAACTCCTTGTTTTCTTCTATTAGTGTGGAAAACCCCGGCAGAATGACCAACCGACGGATAACCACAACCATTGGTTTACGTTATGAAGATGCCGCAAAGGTGGGAACAATTGTAGAAGCGGTGCGCCAGATGTTGCAGACACATGAAAGCATTGATCAACATCAGACGTTACTGGTGTATTTCAATGATTTTGGTGATTCGTCATTAAACATTATGGTTTATTGTTTTACTAAAACCACCGTCTGGGCCGAATGGCTGGCAGCGCAACAGGATGTTTTCCTGAAGATTATCGATATTGTCCAGGCGCATGGCGCAGATTTTGCGTTCCCAAGTCAGACGCTGTATCTGGATAACTCGACACCCCAGCAAATTAACGAGAAATAACGTTAATTTTGTCTAGAAAAACTGGCGCCCAAATGCGCCAGTTTTACTTTGAAAGATGTCTACACTAAATAATTCGAGTCGCAGCACCTGCAACGAGTATATCAGTGCTCAACAACATACATTGTGCGGCTGTAGGCAACATCTTCTGCATTGTTGATCGGATAACCTTTCAGCCACGGTTTAATTAATCGACCATTAGTGTACTGATAGATTGGTGCAATAGGTGCCTGCTCCATCAATATTTTTTCCGCAGAATTATAATCAGCATTCCTTGCCTTTTCTGTATTCTCCAGCGAAGCCTGATTAATTACCTTGTCATAAGCCGGATTATTAAACCGTGAAATATTGCCTGAGTGCATTGAGGTTAACAATGACAGGAAAGTTGACGGTTCATTATAATCGCCTACCCAAGAAGCGCGGATGACATCAAAATTGCCGGTATTACGGCTATCAATATAGGTTTTCCATTCCTGATTTTGCAGTTTAACATCAACGCCGAGATTCTTTTTCCACATTGACGCGACCGCAATCGCGATCTTCTGGTGATTCTCAGAAGTGTTATACAGCAGTGTCAGTTTGAGCGGTTTTTGAGGGCCATAACCTGCCGCACTCAGCAATGTTTTTGCCTGTGCATTGAGTTCTTCCTGGCTCATCTGCTCAAATGGCGAAGGTTCAGGTGTAAATCCTGCGGTAACATCAGGGGTAAAATGCCATGCCGGTTTTTCACCTGTACCCAGTACTTTTTCTGCAATCAGACGTCTGTCGATAGTCATACTCAGCGCCATACGGACACGTTGATCCGCAGTTGGCCCCTTCTGAGTATTAAACGCATAATAGTAAGTACCTAACTGCGGCGGTGTATAAACCTGCCCCGGAATATCCTTCAGCAATTTTTGGTAGAGATTTTTCGGGAACGACTCGGTGATATCAATATCACCGGCCAGATAACGTTTTGTTGCGGCAGACTCCTGATTGATTGGCAGGAAAGTGACTTTTTGCAGCACCGTTTTACCGTTATCCCAGTAGTGGCTATTAGGAACAACAACCAGTTTTTCGTTGACCACCCGCTCTTTTAACACAAACGCGCCATTACCAACTAAATTGCCAGGCTTTGTCCACTCTTTGCCACTTTCTACATTCGCTTTTTTTACCGGATAAAAAGCAAAACTGGCGGTTAAATTAGCAAACCACGGTAATGGCTTATCGAGATGCACTTTAAGTGTACGGGCATCAACGGCTGTTACCCCCAGTTTATCTGGTGTGGTTTTACCGTCGATTATCGCCTGAGCATTGTTAATTCCGGCAAGTGCAGCAAACCAGGCAAAGGGAGATAATGTCTTCGGGTCAACCAGTCGCTGCCAACTATAAACAAAATCTTCCGCAGTCACTGGCGTACCATCAGCCCATTTTGCGTCATCACGCAGGGTAAAAGTCCAGATACGGTTGTCGTTGCTTTTCCACTGAGTAGCAACACCGGGAACAATTTCCCCCTTCTCATTCTGATTAACCAGCCCTTCAAACAGGTCCCGGATAACCTGAATCTCGGGTAATCCTACCGCTTTCGCCGGGTCTAATGTCGCTGGCTCATCCTTGATATGGCGCACAATCTCTTGCTTCTTTGCGAGCACTGTTCCATCGGGAACATCTGCCGCCCAGGACAAAGAAATGCTGCTAACCAACAGCGCACAACACGTTACTGAAACAGAGTGCCTCATCTGGGTTCCCTCAATCCGGCTTTTATTTAGATGCGTAATTATTTGTTTCGCCTTAAAGAATTGCAAATACCTTGTAATAAAAAATTGATATGACACGTAACATTCGCGCTACGTGAAATCAATTTGCTTCCTGACAAATTTTGCACAACACTGCGAGTAAATAATTGCAATGGTTGAGACGATGATGACTGTTACTCGCCCGCGCGCCGAACGTGGCGCATTTCCTCCCGGAACTGAACACTATGGTCGTTCTTTATTAGGTGCACCACTCATCTGGTTTCCGGCTCCCGCCGCCAACAGTGAAAGCGGATTGATTCTGGCTGGCACTCACGGCGACGAAAACTCTTCCGTGGTTACCCTTTCCTGCGCATTACGCACTTTAACGCCTTCATTGCGCCGCCATCACGTGGTGCTCAATGTTAACCCTGACGGCAGCCAGTTAGGGCTGCGGGCGAATGCCAATGGAGTTGATCTCAACCGCAATTTCCCGGCAGCTAACTGGAAAGCGGGTGAAACTGTATATCGCTGGAATAGTGCTGCGCCAGAACGAGACGTGGTACTGCTCACGGGGGATGCACCAGGTTCAGAACCTGAAACTCAGGCACTTTGCCAACTTATTCATCGTATTCAGCCTGCGTGGGTTGTTTCTTTTCACGACCCGCTGGCCTGCATTGAAGATCCACGACAAAGCGAATTAGGCGAGTGGCTGGCCCAGGCATTTGAGCTGCCATTAGTGACCAGTGTCGGTTACGAAACACCAGGATCGTTTGGCAGTTGGTGTGCAGATCTCAATTTACCCTGTATCACCGCCGAGTTTCCGGCCATCTCATCAGATGAAGCCAGCGAGAAGTACCTGTTCGCGATGTCCAACCTACTACGCTGGCATCCTAAAGATGCACTTGTCCGGTCGTAAAATGCAGATGTGGCTCCACATCCATTGCCAGCCAGGTGGGGCCATCAAGATCAGCAAAACTGACCTGAGGAACAAGCGGCAAAGCGGCGCTAATCGCACGTGAAGTGCAGAGCATACAACCTAGCATCAGACTGAATCCCTGCGCCTTAGCTTCGGTGGCCAGTGCCAGTGCCTCAGTCAAACCGCCAGTTTTATCCAGCTTGATGTTGACCATTTCATAACGCCCTTTCAGCGCTTTAAGGTTGCTACGGGTATGGCAACTCTCATCAGCACAAATTGGCAGAGGATGAATGAAGTTCTCCAGTGCGGCGTCGTCCTGGGCAGGAAGCGGTTGTTCAAGCATTGCCACGCCCAGATCTGCCAGCAACTGGCAACGTGCCGCCAGTCCCTCAGCGCGCCAGGACTTATTGGCATCGACAATGATCGTGGCTTCAGGTGCTGCTGCACGTATTGCCACCATTCGCTCACTGATCAAATGACTATCAAGTTTCACCTTCAGTAACGTCGCGCCCTTATTCCACAAAGCGGCAGCACTGGTGGCCATCTGCTCGGGAGTACCAATCACGACAGTCTGTGCCGTAGTAATGGTTGAATTTAGTTCAATGCCCAGTAACTCTTCCAGTGTTTGCTGTTGCTGCCGGGCCTGAAGATCCCATAACGCACAATCGACAGCGTTGCGTGCGGCGCCTGCCGGTAACAACTGCTGTAGCGCTTCACGGGTTAATCCCTTTTCCAGTTGCGGAACGATCTCCATGATTTGCGCCAGTACCGAAGCATCGCTTTCGCCATAACGCAGATATGGCGTACATTCTCCTACGCCTTTTACGCCATCCTCCTCCAGTTCGACCACCACAACATGCGCTTCGCTGCGACTGCCACGGGCAATCACAAACGGGGTATGTAATGGCCAGGCTTCTTCATAAACCTTTACAGATCTCATCTCTTCTCCTTCATGCGATACCAAAAGATCAGGCGTAAATAGCGTTTGATGTGTTATAGACTGTTGGCATAAAATAGTGGTGACGTTAACTATATGTAAATAGGAAGATAACCATGTCACAAACCGTTCATTTCCAGGGCAACCCGGTTGCAGTCGCAAACTCCATTCCTCAGGCGGGTAGCAAAGCGCAGCCTTTTACTCTCGTGGCAAAAGATCTGTCTGACGTCACACTGAGTCAGTTTGCTGGCAAACGCAAAGTGTTAAATATTTTCCCAAGTATCGATACCGGCGTATGCGCAGCATCGGTACGTAAGTTTAATCAACTGGTAACAGAAATCGACAACACGGTTGTGCTGTGCGTTTCTGCTGACCTGCCGTTCGCTCAGTCTCGTTTTTGCGGTGCAGAAGGTTTAAATAACGTCATCACCCTCTCTACTTTCCGCAATGCTGAGTTCCTCAAAAATTATGGTGTAGAAATCACCGACGGCCCGCTGAAAGGTCTGGCAGCACGTGCAGTTGTCGTTATTGACGAAAATGACAATGTTGTTTTCAGCCAGTTGGTAAATGAAATCACCACCGAACCGGATTACGACACCGCACTCACTGTGCTGAAAGCGTAAGAAGCGAAAAGCCTGATAAGCAACTCTGCTATCCTGCTATCAGGCTTTAACATTACTCTTCGCTTTTTTTCTGATTCAGACCATATTCACGCAATTTATTGGCGATGGCGGTGTGCGAAACCCCCAGCCGTTTTGCCAGCTTACGTGTGCTGGGATAATTACGATACAGTTGTGTCAGCACCGAACGTTCAAAGCGGCTGGTGATCTCATCCAGCGAACCTTCCATCGCATCTTCACCGACAGCCACCGTGGCGACATCATAGTCTGGTAACAGAATATCCTGCGAGCGCAGCTCATAACCATCCAGTTGCGTTAATGCTCGATAGATCGCATTTTTTAACTGACGCACGTTTCCAGGCCAGGCATAACGGGTCAGTACGGTATTGAGATCGGCGGCCAGTTTTGGTCTCGGCACGCCTTGCTCATCAGCAAAACGGGCCACGAACAACTCCGTCAAAGGCATAATATCTTGCGGGCAATCGCGTAGTGGCGGCAGATTTAGTGTCAAAACGTTAAGGCGATAATAGAGATCTTCCCGGAACAGGCCTTTTTGTACCAACTCAACCAGGTTTTTCTGCGTCGCGCAAATCACCCGTACATCCACATGAACTTCGTGGTCCTCACCAACACGGCGGAAAGTACCGTCGTTAAGAAAACGCAGTAGTTTGGTCTGCATACGTGGTGACATCTCGCCAATTTCATCCAGCAGAACAGAGCCACCATTCGCCTGCTCGAAGAAGCCTTTTTTGCCTTCCGGTGCGTGACCAAACAGTTCACTTTCAACGGCGTCTTCCGGGATAGAAGCACAATTAAGCGCCAGATAAGGTTTCCCCGCTCGTGGACTGGCCTGGTGGCACGCGTGAGCAAAGAGATCTTTACCTGTGCCGGTATCACCGGTAATCAACAGTGGCGCACTCAGCATCGCCAGTTTGCGCGCCTGCTCAACTACATGTTTCATTTTCGGGCTAACGGCGACAATCTGACTGAAAGCGCTAACATCTTGAGAGGTGATGTTTTGCAGCTGACGCCCCATCCGAATGGTAGAACGCAACATCACCACCGCGCCTGTCAGCACGTGCTGATCGTTTTCATCCTGCAAATACACAGGCGTGATTTCCATCAGGAAGTTTTGCCCGTTAATCACCACATGTTCGTTATGTGATGTTTGCGGATTACCTTCCAGCCAGCGCAGAAAATTAAAACCATTAATCAATTGCGCGGCGGTATGGTTACGCAGGCGATCGAGATGTTGACCAAAAAGTTGACAACTTGCCGGGTTAGCAATCTCAACCTTACTTTTCATATCCAGCGATAAAACAGGTTCCGGAAGAGCTTCAAGTAATGCGCTGAGCGCCAGATGCTCACGCTCAGAAGGCATCCAGGGAACAGTGCGAACATCTGTAACGCCGGAGATACGGCGAATTTCAGCCATCAGGCTACTGAATGTATTGAACTCCAGTTCAGCGAAGTTAAGGTAAATTCGCCCGATGGGATCGATCTCAATACCGCGTAAATCAATGCCACGTAGCACAAGAATATCGAGCAGTTCGCGGGTCAGACCGAGCCGGTCTTCACAAAAGACTTCCAGACGCATGGGAACCTTCACCTGAATAATGAATCATTAGATAAGATGATAAGCCACTCTGAGGGAAGCAGGAAGAACTCTGTCAACAAATATTGACAGAATGACGGAAAAATGGGCGTTGTGGCGTAAAGTTATACGTTTAACGCCCATTCTTAATTAATTTTCGCGTCTGGTTGGTGCTTTCTGTAACGTCTCCTTGAGTTGACCAATCAATTGACGGCGGAAATCCCCCAATCGCGGTTTATCATCATCAAGCCACGGCAATGGACGACACAACTCCATGGCCTTAATGCCCAGACGCGCAGTTAATAAACCTGCACCAATACCTTGTGCTGCGCGCGTTGACAGTCGTGCAGCAAGATCTTGCGACATCCAGTCCATCCCTACTTCCCGCACCAGCTCACTGGCTCCGGCAAAAGCGATGTTCAACAAGACCAGGCGAAATAAGCGCAAACGACTGTAATACCCCAACTCAATGCCATACAGCGTTGCGATACGGTTGATAAGACGTAAATTGCGCCAGGCAATGAAGGCCATATCCACTAATGCCAGCGGACTTACTGCAATCATCAATGTAGACTCTGCTGCACTACGGCTGATCTCCCGCCGCGCCTGAGCATCCAGCACGGGCTGCACCAAATGTGCGTACAAAGTCACGACCTCACGGTCATTTTGTGTTTCGTGAATCGAGGCATACCAGCGTTGCAGCGCCGGATGTGACTGATCGATTCCCGCCTGCTGCGCCAGTTTTTCGCAAAACGCGCGCCCTTTCCCGGCGCCGTGACTGTGCAACAAATCGCGCGCTTCATCGCGTTCATGAGCACGCTGGCGCAAGCGCCATAAGCGTCGCCACTCTGTCACCACAGACCCTACGCCTGCACCAATAATCAATGCTCCTGCGGCACAGCCGCCCAGGGCCACCCAGTCCTGAGTTTGCCAGGCGTTCATCGTCCACTGCACACCCTGACCAACAACGCTTGCACCAAACAGCGCCAGTCCGCCCATCACCATTTTGCGCCACAGACTGCGTTTCGGACGTAGCGCCGCATCCATCACTGCTTCAACTTGCCCTTCTTCTTCCGGCGCTTCGTCGAGTGTGGCTGGGGCAAAATTTTGCGCCTGATTTTCGTCAAAGGTCTGCTGCGCCTTAAATTTAGGGCTCTGATCGACCTCCAGTGGACCGTCGAAATCAATACGTGGTTTTAACGGTTCGGTCATCGCAATTTATCTCCTATTAAAAATTCCAGCGCAGCATCAAGGCGAATATGCGGCAACGGTTTGTCGACATCCATCACCTGCGGGCGAAACGCCTCAAACTGGAAGCCTTGCTTATCCCAGAACGCCTGGCCAGGCAAACGTGCGGGAACTTCGCCAGGATACACAGTGAGCGGTGCACCATCACTGAGCCGATTACCGCGCAGCGCCGGGATTTTCTCACCGTTAACATCAATAATGCCGCTAGTGGTCGCCTGAACTGACGCCAGCCCCAGGCAGTCCATACTGATCCCTTCGAACGCCGCATTTTGCCAGGCATCCTGAATCAGTTGTTGCAGTAATGAAACCATATTGGCGTGTTGATCGATGGTCACATGATCCGCTTTAGTGGCAGCAAACAATAGCTTATCGATAACCGGCGAAAACAAGCGCCGGAACAAGGTACGCTGCCCATAGTGGAAGCTTTGCATCAGCTGCGTCAGCGCCAGACGCATATCATTAAATGCTTGTGGCCCACTGTTGAGCGGTTGCAGGCAGTCCACCAGCACAATCTGCCGATCAAAACGCAGGAAGTGATTTTTATAGAACCCCTTCACCACTTTCTCGCAGTAATAATTAAACC
Coding sequences:
- the tyrR gene encoding transcriptional regulator TyrR codes for the protein MRLEVFCEDRLGLTRELLDILVLRGIDLRGIEIDPIGRIYLNFAELEFNTFSSLMAEIRRISGVTDVRTVPWMPSEREHLALSALLEALPEPVLSLDMKSKVEIANPASCQLFGQHLDRLRNHTAAQLINGFNFLRWLEGNPQTSHNEHVVINGQNFLMEITPVYLQDENDQHVLTGAVVMLRSTIRMGRQLQNITSQDVSAFSQIVAVSPKMKHVVEQARKLAMLSAPLLITGDTGTGKDLFAHACHQASPRAGKPYLALNCASIPEDAVESELFGHAPEGKKGFFEQANGGSVLLDEIGEMSPRMQTKLLRFLNDGTFRRVGEDHEVHVDVRVICATQKNLVELVQKGLFREDLYYRLNVLTLNLPPLRDCPQDIMPLTELFVARFADEQGVPRPKLAADLNTVLTRYAWPGNVRQLKNAIYRALTQLDGYELRSQDILLPDYDVATVAVGEDAMEGSLDEITSRFERSVLTQLYRNYPSTRKLAKRLGVSHTAIANKLREYGLNQKKSEE
- a CDS encoding YcjF family protein — protein: MTEPLKPRIDFDGPLEVDQSPKFKAQQTFDENQAQNFAPATLDEAPEEEGQVEAVMDAALRPKRSLWRKMVMGGLALFGASVVGQGVQWTMNAWQTQDWVALGGCAAGALIIGAGVGSVVTEWRRLWRLRQRAHERDEARDLLHSHGAGKGRAFCEKLAQQAGIDQSHPALQRWYASIHETQNDREVVTLYAHLVQPVLDAQARREISRSAAESTLMIAVSPLALVDMAFIAWRNLRLINRIATLYGIELGYYSRLRLFRLVLLNIAFAGASELVREVGMDWMSQDLAARLSTRAAQGIGAGLLTARLGIKAMELCRPLPWLDDDKPRLGDFRRQLIGQLKETLQKAPTRREN